In a single window of the Ruminococcus albus 7 = DSM 20455 genome:
- the rfbC gene encoding dTDP-4-dehydrorhamnose 3,5-epimerase, with amino-acid sequence MGNFTFNETKIKGVYIIDVKTYGDERGYFMETYKEDDFKAAGLDYKFVQDNQSSSRKGVLRGLHFQKTHPQAKLVRVLKGEVFDVAVDLRKGSETYGQWVGAVLSEENKRQFMIPRGFAHGFLVMSDYAEFAYKCDDLYHPEDEGGIMWNDPAIGIEWKDVGELILSEKDKHHPSLAESKIEF; translated from the coding sequence ATGGGTAATTTTACTTTCAATGAAACTAAGATAAAGGGCGTTTACATAATCGATGTGAAGACCTACGGCGATGAGCGCGGCTACTTTATGGAAACTTATAAGGAAGACGATTTCAAAGCGGCAGGACTGGACTATAAGTTTGTTCAGGACAACCAGTCAAGTTCCAGAAAGGGCGTACTCAGGGGACTGCACTTCCAGAAGACTCACCCACAGGCGAAACTCGTAAGAGTGCTGAAAGGCGAGGTGTTTGATGTTGCAGTTGACCTCAGAAAGGGAAGCGAGACCTACGGACAGTGGGTAGGCGCTGTACTTTCCGAGGAGAACAAGCGTCAGTTTATGATACCACGCGGCTTTGCACACGGATTTCTTGTAATGAGCGATTATGCAGAATTCGCTTACAAATGCGATGACCTTTATCATCCCGAGGACGAGGGCGGCATCATGTGGAATGACCCTGCCATCGGCATTGAATGGAAGGATGTCGGAGAACTTATACTCAGCGAAAAGGACAAGCATCACCCATCACTGGCTGAATCTAAAATTGAATTTTAA
- the rfbB gene encoding dTDP-glucose 4,6-dehydratase, translating into MTIFVTGGAGFIGSNFVFHMLDTYPDYRIVCLDKLTYAGNLSTLEPVMKNPNFRFVKIDICDREAIYKLFEEEKPDIVVNFAAESHVDRSIENPEIFLQTNILGTQVLMDACRKYGIQRYHQVSTDEVYGDLPLDRPDLFFTEETPIHTSSPYSSSKAGADLLVMAYHRTYGLPVTISRCSNNYGPYHFPEKLIPLMIANALADKPLPVYGEGLNVRDWLYVEDHCRAIDLIIHKGKVGEVYNVGGHNEMKNIDIVKLICKELGKPESLIIHVEDRKGHDMRYAIDPTKIHNELGWLPETKFADGIKKTIDWYLNNREWWETIISGEYQNYYEKMYGNRAEV; encoded by the coding sequence ATGACAATATTTGTAACAGGCGGCGCGGGCTTTATTGGCTCAAACTTCGTTTTCCATATGCTGGATACCTATCCTGATTATCGTATAGTATGTCTGGATAAACTGACCTATGCAGGCAATCTTTCCACACTTGAACCCGTGATGAAGAACCCGAATTTCAGGTTCGTGAAGATAGATATCTGCGACAGAGAAGCTATATACAAGCTGTTTGAGGAAGAAAAGCCCGATATCGTTGTGAATTTCGCGGCTGAATCTCACGTTGACCGTTCTATCGAGAACCCCGAGATATTCCTGCAGACCAACATTCTCGGCACACAGGTGCTGATGGACGCTTGCAGAAAGTACGGCATACAGAGATATCATCAGGTATCCACCGATGAAGTTTACGGCGATCTGCCCCTTGACAGACCCGACCTGTTCTTCACCGAGGAGACACCCATACACACTTCTTCACCCTATTCGTCTTCAAAGGCGGGTGCTGATCTGCTGGTTATGGCTTATCACAGAACTTACGGTCTGCCTGTGACTATTTCCAGATGTTCCAACAACTACGGTCCCTATCACTTCCCCGAGAAGCTGATACCCCTGATGATAGCAAATGCACTGGCTGACAAGCCCCTGCCTGTATACGGTGAGGGTCTGAATGTCCGCGACTGGCTGTACGTTGAGGATCACTGCCGCGCTATCGACCTGATAATCCACAAGGGAAAAGTCGGCGAAGTTTACAATGTCGGCGGACACAACGAGATGAAGAACATCGACATAGTAAAGCTTATATGCAAGGAACTTGGCAAGCCCGAAAGCCTTATCATACACGTTGAGGACAGAAAGGGTCACGATATGCGTTACGCTATCGACCCCACAAAGATACACAACGAACTGGGCTGGCTGCCCGAGACTAAGTTTGCGGACGGTATCAAGAAGACTATTGACTGGTACCTGAACAACCGTGAATGGTGGGAAACAATAATAAGCGGAGAATATCAGAACTACTACGAGAAGATGTACGGTAATCGTGCGGAGGTCTGA